The Kribbella sp. NBC_00662 nucleotide sequence GCAGTTGTAGACCTGGTCGAGCGCCGGACGGTAGATGGCACGAGCGCCGAGCGTGTTGCTGGTCTTGTTCCCAGCAGTGAGATGGTGGGCTGCCTCGGCCAGCAGCTCGGCGTGCTTCGGCGCACCGGTGCTCGCCTTGGAGATTGCCTCGGCCGCTTGGTTGTTCACCGGGGTGAACGAGCCGCCCTTGCCCAGGATCTGGCCCGCCTCGGGACCGGAGAGATAGTTGAGCAATTTAAAGGCGGCATCGTGGTGCTTCGCCTTGGCCGGCACGCCGTAGCTCACCACGCTGGCCTCGTTGGCCTGGTCCGCTGTCCCAGCAGGCGGTGGCGCGATGTCCCAGTCGAAGCCCTTGATGGTCTGCCGCAGATAGGGCACCGACCCGGACTGCTCGAACAGCATCGCGGTCTTGCCTTGCGCGAACAGTTGGACGTCCGCGTTGTCCTGCAGCAGATCCGCCCACGCCGGCTGGACGTGATACTTGCACGTCAGATCCGCGACCCACTGGACGGTCTGGACCCCGATCGGGTCGGCCAGCGTGAACTTCTTGCCGTCGGCGCTGTAGACCCCTGTCGGGCTGCCGTTGTTGTGCGTGAACGTCTGCTCGTAGTTCGTTGCCGCGCTCACCGTCGCGCCGTACATCTTGGTGCCGTCGGTCAACTTCTGCGCGTCTGCCAAGAAGTCTTCCGTCGTCCACTTGTCGCTGCTCCAGGTGCCCGGTGGGAGCGGCAATCCGGCCTTCTTGAAGGCATCGACGTTGTAGAAGACGATCGTGGACTGGTAGCCGAGCTGCCACGAGGTCATTCGACCGTCGGACTGCTTCCCGAAGTTGAACACCTGAGGCGCGTAGTCGGAGTCCTTGAGCCCGGCAGCCTTCACGGCCGGTGCGAGGTCGAAGAGCGCGCCGTTGTCCGTGAACTGCTGCACGTAGTCGTCGTTGATCCGGAAGATGTCCGGCGGGTTGCTGCTGGCCAACGAGGTGCGCATCTTTGCCTCGTAGTCGGATTCGGAGGGAACCGGGAGCACGTCGACCTTGATGTCGGGGTTCTCCTGCTCGAACTTCTGAATCGCCTCTCCCAGCGGCATGCCTTCGACGACCTGGTCGTTCATGAAGGTGATGGTGACCTTGCCGCCGGCTGTGTCACCGGATCCCCCACCTGAGCAGGCGACGAGTGACACCGCCGCGGCCCCGATCGTGATGAGGCCGGCGATCCGACGCCGCCGGCGACGCGTCTCTGATGAGTTGAAGCCCATCGATACGACTCCTTTGTGAATGTGAAGGGCGATGTCGCCCGGCCGAAGTCCCTCCGCGCGGGGGGAACGGCTCAGACCCGGGGCCGCGGGCCGATCACGTGAGGACACACTGCGCAGCTATGCGCACAGTGGCGCGCGAAGTTGATCTGAAAGTAGATGGAACAACCAGTTGTGGTCAAGGGATACGAATACATGCGCACCTTGATGAGCAAGTGCGCAAAACTTGCGCACTTACTGGGATTGCCGAGAGGCCTTGTTCAGACCACGGTTACTTTCACTCCGGCGCGCTCGAGAGCCTCGAGTTGGTCCGGGTGGGCGTTCCGATCGGTGACGATGTCGGTGATGTCGGAGAGCCGACTGATCCGTGCGAAGGTGACCCGGCCGATCTTCGAGCTGTCCGCGATGACCACACTGCGACGTGCTCGGCGCAGGAATGCCAGGTCGGTCTGCGCCTCCATCTCGTCGTACGTCGTGCAGCCCTCCTCCGGCGTCAGGCCGTCCACGCCGATGAATGCGATGTCGAGGTGATAGTTGGCCAGCATCGTTTCTGCGGCCGGCCCCACCAGTTCGTACGACGACCGTGCGAGGCCACCGATGAGCACGAGGCGGACACCGGCGTGGCCGACCAGTTCAGCCGCGATGTTGATCGCATTCGTGACCACTGTGATCCCGCGGCGCTGGGCCAGGGCGCGTGACAGCTCCAGCGCGGTGGTCCCGCCCGTCATACCGACGACGGCGCCCTCCTCGACGAAGGCCGCGGCAGCGCGACCGATGCTGCGCTTCTCAGCCTGCCGGAGGATCGCCTTGACCCGGGTCGGTTTTTCGTCGCCGGCTTCGTTGGACAGGGCTCCGCCGTGGGTGCGGACCAGCAACTGGCTGCGGCTCAGCGCCTGCAGATCACGGCGGATGGTCGCACCCGAGACGCCAAGTGCGACGGCCAGGGCGGCGACGTCGACGCTGCCCTGGAGTCCGACCTGGTCGAGGATCGCGCTCAACCGCTCCGACTTCCTCACGACGGCACTGTACAAGGTGCGCAGGTTTTGCGCACTCGCTCAAGATCTTGCGCATGTATTCGAATACCTTGACCGGAAGTTTTCATGATGACTACCTTCGAATCAGATTTGCGCGGGTCAGTGTGCGCAACTGCGCACTCGCGATCGCCTGCTCAGCGAGCCCGTCGGTGCGACGAAGGAGGCCAGGATGAGTACGGCGGCTCTCTCGTCGATGCGCTCTTGCCAACCCTCGGTGCCGTCCCCCCGCCGTGCCCAGCGGTTGGTCGAGATCCTCGACCTGCTGACCGCGCGCGGAACGTTGTCGATAGATGCCCTGTGCAATGAACTGCGGGTGTCACCGGCAACCCTGCGCCGGGACATGACGCACCTGGAGGATCAGGGCCTTGTCGTCCGTACCCGCGGCGGCGCCCGGGCCAATACCGGACGAGAGTTGCCGGTCCGGCTCCGGGACACGAAGGAGCCACAGGCCAAGCGCGCGATCGCGATCACTGCCGCTGCCCTGTTGCCGGTGAACAGACCGCTGGCGGTGGCGATCGGTGGTGGCTCGACGGCCGCCGAGGTCGCCAGGGAACTCGGCCGGCGCCGACGGCTGACCATCGTGACGAACGCGCTCACCACCGCTGTCGCAGTCGCCGCACGACCGAACCTGCAGGTGATCATGACCGGTGGGGTGATCCGGGCGAGCTCACTCGAGCTCGTCGGCAGCCTGGCAGAGACCACGTTCAACGGGATCAGCGTCAACGTGGCCATCCTCGGTGCGGACGGAGTCAGCGCGACCAACGGCGTCACCACCCACGACCACACCGAGGCCCGGACCAACCACGCCATGGTGACCCATGCACACCGCCTGATGGTGGTCGCCGACGGCTCGAAGATCGGTCGGACGACCGTTGCCAAGGTCGCCGACGCGTCGGCGATCGATGTTCTGGTCACCGACGCTTCGGCCGATCCTCACGAACTCGCCGCGTTGGCCGAGTTGGGCGTGACGGTGCATGTCACCCCTTCACGCCCGAGAACGCAATACCGCTCATCAAGTGCCGCTGGAAGACGACGAACACGATGATCACCGGCAGGCTCGCCAGCAGCGAGCCGGCCATCAGTACGGGGAAGTTCGTCGTGTACTGACCTTGCAGGCTGGCCAGGCCGGCAGAGACCGGCATCTGCCGTGGATCCGA carries:
- a CDS encoding sugar ABC transporter substrate-binding protein → MGFNSSETRRRRRRIAGLITIGAAAVSLVACSGGGSGDTAGGKVTITFMNDQVVEGMPLGEAIQKFEQENPDIKVDVLPVPSESDYEAKMRTSLASSNPPDIFRINDDYVQQFTDNGALFDLAPAVKAAGLKDSDYAPQVFNFGKQSDGRMTSWQLGYQSTIVFYNVDAFKKAGLPLPPGTWSSDKWTTEDFLADAQKLTDGTKMYGATVSAATNYEQTFTHNNGSPTGVYSADGKKFTLADPIGVQTVQWVADLTCKYHVQPAWADLLQDNADVQLFAQGKTAMLFEQSGSVPYLRQTIKGFDWDIAPPPAGTADQANEASVVSYGVPAKAKHHDAAFKLLNYLSGPEAGQILGKGGSFTPVNNQAAEAISKASTGAPKHAELLAEAAHHLTAGNKTSNTLGARAIYRPALDQVYNCKSSAQDVLSGARPQVEQALGQG
- a CDS encoding DeoR/GlpR family DNA-binding transcription regulator, which encodes MRKSERLSAILDQVGLQGSVDVAALAVALGVSGATIRRDLQALSRSQLLVRTHGGALSNEAGDEKPTRVKAILRQAEKRSIGRAAAAFVEEGAVVGMTGGTTALELSRALAQRRGITVVTNAINIAAELVGHAGVRLVLIGGLARSSYELVGPAAETMLANYHLDIAFIGVDGLTPEEGCTTYDEMEAQTDLAFLRRARRSVVIADSSKIGRVTFARISRLSDITDIVTDRNAHPDQLEALERAGVKVTVV
- a CDS encoding DeoR/GlpR family DNA-binding transcription regulator, translated to MSTAALSSMRSCQPSVPSPRRAQRLVEILDLLTARGTLSIDALCNELRVSPATLRRDMTHLEDQGLVVRTRGGARANTGRELPVRLRDTKEPQAKRAIAITAAALLPVNRPLAVAIGGGSTAAEVARELGRRRRLTIVTNALTTAVAVAARPNLQVIMTGGVIRASSLELVGSLAETTFNGISVNVAILGADGVSATNGVTTHDHTEARTNHAMVTHAHRLMVVADGSKIGRTTVAKVADASAIDVLVTDASADPHELAALAELGVTVHVTPSRPRTQYRSSSAAGRRRTR